One Cervus elaphus chromosome 27, mCerEla1.1, whole genome shotgun sequence genomic region harbors:
- the LOC122684714 gene encoding conserved oligomeric Golgi complex subunit 2-like isoform X3 has protein sequence MEKSRMNLPKGPDTLCFDKDEFMKVRPGGCAPRAEAGGLSSFPSEASSSCWARTPGINPRRDLAAFAEDFDVDHFVSDCPKQVQLEALRDDLELYYKLKTAMVELINKDYADFVNLSTNLVSMDKALNQLSAPLGQLGEEVLAAVYPGAPSNPECALSVAPFHPLSSSDCSPPPSASTGSPSQTRVPSPAPDFPSV, from the exons ATGGAGAAAAGTAGGATGAACCTGCCCAAGGGGCCGGACACGCTGTGCTTTGACAAGGACGAGTTCATGAAGGTGCGCCCGGGGGGCTGCGCTCCCCGAGCCGAGGCGGGTGGCCTGTCTTCCTTTCCCTCCGAggcctcctccagctgctgggcGCGCACGCCCGGGATCAACCCCCGGCGGGACCTCGCTGCCTTCGCA gAAGACTTTGATGTCGATCACTTTGTATCTGACTGTCCAAAGCAAGTCCAGCTGGAAGCACTTAGAGATGACCTGGAGCTCTACTATAAGCTTAAAACAGCCATGGTTGAGCTCATCAACAAGGACTACGCAGACTTTGTCAACCTGTCAACAAACCTG GTCAGTATGGACAAGGCCCTCAATCAGCTTTCTGCGCCTTTGGGACAGTTAGGAGAAGAGGTTCTG GCTGCCGTGTACCCGGGTGCACCCTCCAACCCTGAGTGCGCCCTGTCAGTTGCACCTTTCCACCCTCTGTCCTCTAGTGACTGCTCTCCTCCACCGTCGGCCTCCACGGGCTCTCCAAGTCAGACTCGAGTTCCATCCCCTGCGCCAGATTTTCCTAGTGTCTGA